One segment of Gasterosteus aculeatus chromosome 3, fGasAcu3.hap1.1, whole genome shotgun sequence DNA contains the following:
- the lhx8a gene encoding LIM/homeobox protein Lhx8a isoform X2 codes for MFNSVGSSGPDDIFDEDSYSPSSLSSSSSASIRTVGSLQGKTVCTSCGLDIVDRYLLKVNDFCWHVRCLSCSVCNTSLGRHVSCYIKDKQVFCKLDYFRRYGTRCGRCGRNIHSSDWVRRARGSTFHLACFSCTSCKRQLSTGEECGLLENRVFCRPHYDIMMENIKRTKENEQPKAAAAEEEEEEEAEKEESGTLRRPAKRARTSFTVDQLQVMQTQFTKDNNPDAQTLQKLAEWTGLSRRVIQVWFQNCRARQKKYISPNSASSLMTSFAPGQLTPPLMEDLQYTTYISPDTPLLTTLTYMEVQNPDPLLLQPLISHSLTQLPVSHT; via the exons ATGTTTAACAGCGTG GGTTCCTCTGGGCCTGATGATATTTTCGACGAGGACTCGTActctccgtcctccctctcctcgtcctcctcggcctccaTCCGCACGGTGGGCTCCCTGCAGGGGAAAACCGTGTGCACCTCCTGCGGCCTGGATATAGTAGACAGATACCTCCTCAAG GTGAACGACTTTTGCTGGCACGTGCGCTGCCTCTCGTGCAGTGTTTGTAACACATCACTAGGGCGTCATGTGAGCTGCTACATTAAGGACAAACAGGTTTTCTGCAAACTCGACTACTTCAG GAGGTATGGGACCCGCTGTGGCCGCTGTGGCCGTAACATTCACTCCAGCGACTGGGTGCGTCGGGCTCGAGGCAGCACCTTCCACCTGGCCTGCTTCTCCTGCACCTCCTGTAAGCGGCAGCTGTCCACAGGGGAGGAATGCGGACTGCTAGAGAACCGGGTCTTCTGCCGGCCACACTATGACATCATGATGGAGAATATCAAACGCACTAAAGAAAATG AGCAaccaaaagcagcagcagcagaggaggaggaggaggaggaggccgagaaaGAAGAGTCAGGCACCCTGAGAAGACCCGCTAAGAGGGCCAGGACCAGCTTCACTGTGGACCAGTTACAA GTAATGCAAACTCAGTTTACTAAAGATAACAACCCAGACGCACAGACTCTACAGAAACTGGCAGAGTGGACCGGTCTCAGTCGCAGAGTTATTCAG GTTTGGTTTCAGAACTGTCGAGCTCGACAAAAGAAATACATCAGCCCAAATTCTGCCTCCTCCCTGATGACATCCTTTGCTCCTGGTCAGCTGACGCCACCTTTGATGGAGGACCTGCAATACACAACGTACATTTCCCCGGACACACCCCTCCTCACCACGCTGACTTACATGGAAg TCCAAAATCCGGACCCGCTTTTGCTTCAGCCACTCATCTCTCATTCCCTAACACAACTGCCAGTCAGCCATACCTGA
- the lhx8a gene encoding LIM/homeobox protein Lhx8a isoform X1: protein MTAVAMEISTGPSLCLAHHSGLTDTMSDDERRAAEAIFPPLQQGDIYVDTGSSGPDDIFDEDSYSPSSLSSSSSASIRTVGSLQGKTVCTSCGLDIVDRYLLKVNDFCWHVRCLSCSVCNTSLGRHVSCYIKDKQVFCKLDYFRRYGTRCGRCGRNIHSSDWVRRARGSTFHLACFSCTSCKRQLSTGEECGLLENRVFCRPHYDIMMENIKRTKENEQPKAAAAEEEEEEEAEKEESGTLRRPAKRARTSFTVDQLQVMQTQFTKDNNPDAQTLQKLAEWTGLSRRVIQVWFQNCRARQKKYISPNSASSLMTSFAPGQLTPPLMEDLQYTTYISPDTPLLTTLTYMEVQNPDPLLLQPLISHSLTQLPVSHT from the exons ATGACggcggttgccatggaaatATCAACGGGACCGTCATTGTGTCTCGCGCATCATTCCGGACTCACTGACACAATGTCGGACGATGAAAGGAGAGCCGCGGAGGCGATTTTCCCTCCGCTACAGCAAGGAGACATTTATGTCGACACA GGTTCCTCTGGGCCTGATGATATTTTCGACGAGGACTCGTActctccgtcctccctctcctcgtcctcctcggcctccaTCCGCACGGTGGGCTCCCTGCAGGGGAAAACCGTGTGCACCTCCTGCGGCCTGGATATAGTAGACAGATACCTCCTCAAG GTGAACGACTTTTGCTGGCACGTGCGCTGCCTCTCGTGCAGTGTTTGTAACACATCACTAGGGCGTCATGTGAGCTGCTACATTAAGGACAAACAGGTTTTCTGCAAACTCGACTACTTCAG GAGGTATGGGACCCGCTGTGGCCGCTGTGGCCGTAACATTCACTCCAGCGACTGGGTGCGTCGGGCTCGAGGCAGCACCTTCCACCTGGCCTGCTTCTCCTGCACCTCCTGTAAGCGGCAGCTGTCCACAGGGGAGGAATGCGGACTGCTAGAGAACCGGGTCTTCTGCCGGCCACACTATGACATCATGATGGAGAATATCAAACGCACTAAAGAAAATG AGCAaccaaaagcagcagcagcagaggaggaggaggaggaggaggccgagaaaGAAGAGTCAGGCACCCTGAGAAGACCCGCTAAGAGGGCCAGGACCAGCTTCACTGTGGACCAGTTACAA GTAATGCAAACTCAGTTTACTAAAGATAACAACCCAGACGCACAGACTCTACAGAAACTGGCAGAGTGGACCGGTCTCAGTCGCAGAGTTATTCAG GTTTGGTTTCAGAACTGTCGAGCTCGACAAAAGAAATACATCAGCCCAAATTCTGCCTCCTCCCTGATGACATCCTTTGCTCCTGGTCAGCTGACGCCACCTTTGATGGAGGACCTGCAATACACAACGTACATTTCCCCGGACACACCCCTCCTCACCACGCTGACTTACATGGAAg TCCAAAATCCGGACCCGCTTTTGCTTCAGCCACTCATCTCTCATTCCCTAACACAACTGCCAGTCAGCCATACCTGA